Within Anopheles ziemanni chromosome 2, idAnoZiCoDA_A2_x.2, whole genome shotgun sequence, the genomic segment TGGATATTTACTAGGTTTGAATAGGATGAAATGGTCTGAATAGGATATTTAGATATAACAAACTCCAAAAAACTTGTATCTATACATTAGTTTTAGATAATACCTTTTAATCCCGATTGTTGTCTTACAGTAACTGGACAAAGTATACGGATCTTAGGGCGAAAATTAGAAATTAGACTGGCATCACCtttttttggtattatttttggaatttcaGTAGAGTTGTGATTTTTCTCGTTCCACATCGTCGATGCCCAACGTCTTTCTAGAttgatttttcacttttagtTTTGACCACTGGACATAAGTGAAGGTGCAATTCTTATTTTGCATCATATTTAGTTTTTGTATTCATAATTATGAAACTAAAACTATCATCActctcattaaaaaaaatatataacaagtttgacaacaaTAGATTTGATTGATTACTGTTACAGTGACTGTTTTACTTGCTATCAAATAATTTGCTAAGATAAATTAAGCTTAAAGTATAATGGCTCAACGGAATACTGTAGTGCCGTTGATTTATTCGACGTTTCGTATCATCATGCGTGTATAAGTCAAAGGCCGGCCACCGAAATTGTCCCAAATCATCGCAATCTGCTGCTTCCTGCTGTTCGCATAAGGTCCGTTGAGATCAGATGACCCACAAGAATCGTACCACCAGCCCCCCTTCCAGCTCACGGCGCAATTACCATTGAACCATCAATCATTGTCCTCATCTTTAGTTGTAAATTTGTCTCCCAACCgctgcttcaaagtatctCGTGCCGTTCCTTTAGAACGGCCAACAATCTTTAGTTTGAATTTCTCACTTTCGTCACCGATCTCGAAATGGTCGTAGCGTGCGTATCCATAATTGCCACGTGTATCATTCACCTCCACCATTAGCTCATGCTTCCGGGATGAGGTGAGCTGGTGAAGGCTCTCCAACCCTAACCAGAACTCGCCGTCTAAGCTACCAAATCCATCACGATAGTCAGCCCAATTGCGGTAAAAATCCTCTTTGCCATTAAACCTATGCTGAAACACGATCCACCCACCGCCATGCGCACTTTGTTCACAATACACTGAAATTAGTTTTTGACTTTCTTTCTGAAGTTGAATTGCATATTTGCCAGACACTTTTGTAGGCTCCTCCATGCATGACTGATAGATCACCGGTAGGGTAGTCTGGGGGAAGATCTTAGCGCCTTCATCTTGTTGCTTCTGTTGGTTGACTGATTCTTTTAGCTTCAAATGGATGCTCGTTGAATTCATCTTCAACATGCTCGCTGCAGTAGTCATTGCTGTCTTCATGCCCAACAGAACTTCCATCAGGGTATCGCTTCTTGTCTTCAAGCTAATCTCCATAGCGTTTATCTTGCTCTGCAGACTTTCATCTCTTCTTCTCACAGCATCATTTTCATcctaaaataaatgttaataACTTCAATGACACAGTTTCATTTAATTAGctgaatttaaatcaattaacaACTCACCTGAATCGTGCGCTCGAGGACGTCCAGCTTCCGTTGAAGATTGCTTATCTTAGCAATGAGTTTATTGTCCAGCACAAATATCAAACTGGTCAATGTGTTTTGGAGCGCTTCATCTTTCACTTTCGTAGCTATGGCATTGTCCTGCATAGACATGATTCTTCGATTTGTTTAATTAAGCTTGTTCGATCTagtattgttaaaaattattgATAATCAGCTTAAACTAATAAGTTATTAGTCATGGATTGAACTTTGAACTCTAACTAATTGAACCAGTGTGGCAATTCTAAGTAATTGAGAAATTCATTCTGAAATCTCCATAACAGATTGATGATCAAGAAAAGAACAATAAATTTGGAAGTAAATGttaaatacttttatttttttaattccatttCTTACAACTGAACATAGTCTATATCATCATCACCTTTATAGCtttttatctaaaaaaaatctcccAAGTAGAACATCACGATCAGCATCACACACaagtcaaatttatttttctcaccTTAATAACACGCTCGATGTTGGCCAGTTGCTCTTggagcaaatttatcttttggtCCCTTGTGATCATTCCTTGCTCTATTCCATCCATTTTATGTTGTAAAAAGTCTAACTTATTCAATATTAACTCTACTCCAAAACCTTCTGCAGCCGAGATGTTTCGCACTGACCGTAGCAGTACTACACAGCACAATAAAATGAATGATAAATTTATACCCattctaaaagaaaataacagtcGCACAAGTAACTTCTACCGAGATTGTCGCATAACTAACGAAGAAGATCGAACACTCGCTTTTGTACTCTCTGATCAGAGAGAAACAATGCCCAACTGATAACGAATGACTTGAATTCAAGGAATTTGCATTGCAGAATGTGTATTAGATGGCAGTTTGTAGGCGTGCATGTACTTACGGAGCTGGCCTTTATCGAGAACATGTTCAGGAGTTAGTTACGCTAGTTTCAACTGAAAGGGCCTTAATAAAAATGCTAGACACTGGTTAAAAGACAAACAACATGGAGTCAAACTATGCCccgtttaaaattaaaaataattaaaaattaaatcaattgtAGGAACGTACACGACGTAAAGTTACATGATTTATAATTTACCTTTTGCCATCTACATATCTTTCACCAGAGAAGGTAGATAGGTCCGGAATCGGTATATTGgctcaattttaaaatataggATACAAATTTCATAATACATATTTGACCTGGTTTTTACTTTACTAATTTGAGTTGTTTAGCTTCTGTTTTTAATACAGAATATGATCATTATACTAAAAACCTTCTCCCAGAGGTGGATTAAGCGTTCTAGGGGCCCCAAGCAGCTATAATTTGAAGCCCCTAAACCATACACTCTACATTCCCCAcaactttttcattttaaaattcataacACTTCACTCAACATTAAACCATAAAACGCATTAAAACTTAAATCATCAATAACTTTCGAAAAGAATCCATGATACTATTCATAGCAAGGAATAGAAAgattaaaagatttttttcctttttcaaacaactttttgaACGTAAATCTGAAAATAGCTTTTTTGTGGCATgtctgaaaaaaaattaatgcaaTTTAGGCATTATTCctgtttttaaaatgtgtaGGACACATATGTTCATTAGACTCAAACTGTTGTGAGAATTGTCctgttttttaatgaaatcttTAAACTAATCACACAAACATACGTTTGTGTATTTAACACCTAATTtaccacaaacaaaaacacgaaaatTTGACGTTTGGTGACCTTTTGTGCATCAAAACTCGATTCTGATAGTTCAATTCCATCATTCTCGCATTTTTATAATCATTTTCTACTTTCACTAGGAGGTAAATACACAAACTCGTCACACATTTGATAAAACAAGCAACTgtttggaaatttaaaaaaaaatatgggcAAAAAGTACGGGGTCCAAAGCAactgcttagtttgcttactGTATGATCTGCCTCTAGCTTTTCCCCAATTTAGCTTGCCTTTTTAATTATACAGACGTAAGAACCTAAGAAAATGCAAtactattaaaataaattgattgaaatttataATCTCTTGTTTTATTGGCTTCTTTTTCCGCTTTGAGCATAATTGTTCCAAAAATAAGATTTCTTTCTCTGCCAGCATACCTTTATTTATATACTTTTGTTTAAAAGATACGCGaattaggaaaacaaaatatcacATTCCATGGATGTCAACTCAACAGGTTCCTTTCATCCCTTAAAACCCTTCAATCCCACTCGGCCAAAAGAAGAATCCATAATCTGATAAGGACgtaatttttttcaactctCCAAGAAAAACCCACCATCACTCGTTATCCTCCCAAACGCTGGAGGGAACTGCGTGGAGTACGCGTACAGCATGCGTACGGTACGTACACACATGCACAACGTTGGACGATGTAACTTGTGAACGGAAGAAAGTGCACTTCACGTACGCGCGGGGCTTCAAAAGAGTAACCAACGTGCCCGCCCGCTCCAGCCCGCTCCAGCTCTCGCTCCAACCTCCCCAACTCCACCCTTGAGCGCAATCGCACCGAGGGGAGCCcgcgaagggaaaaaaagcagTACCTCGCGCGAATGTACCGCgtaattgaagatgtttcCTGTCGCCCTGTTACATCGCTGTACATTGTATTACTTAGCGCGTGTGTGGTGagattttttccccccacggCGATGACGTCCCCAACAGTTCCCATGAAGccgcggatgatgatgatgcatgaAACACACGAGAAACTCCATTTTGGAGAAATTTGCGATTCGTATCTTTACCTGAACAAacgaattttattttgatgatCAACCCAAAGTATCTTTGTTGCAATCGAacctttaaatgtttttttgttttttcaattcgGTTTACTCCACGAAAATGAAGCTCCCCCGTCCGAAAGTCGGCGCAAAACCGCTACGAAGCGCCAAAAAATCTGTCGCTAACATTGAAGTTGTGGACCAGGAGCACAGAACTCTGTAGCTGGTTGCCGTTCGTTGATACAGTGGTCTCGCTTGCTCTCATGCACGCGCTGGTCCAGTTGTCTCGTTTAGTGTGATTCTTTTCTCGCATCGCACTTTGAACCGTTGCTGTAGATTGAGATGGTCAAAATCCTTCAGAGGTTAGCTGGAGAAAC encodes:
- the LOC131293532 gene encoding angiopoietin-4-like — protein: MSMQDNAIATKVKDEALQNTLTSLIFVLDNKLIAKISNLQRKLDVLERTIQDENDAVRRRDESLQSKINAMEISLKTRSDTLMEVLLGMKTAMTTAASMLKMNSTSIHLKLKESVNQQKQQDEGAKIFPQTTLPVIYQSCMEEPTKVSGKYAIQLQKESQKLISVYCEQSAHGGGWIVFQHRFNGKEDFYRNWADYRDGFGSLDGEFWLGLESLHQLTSSRKHELMVEVNDTRGNYGYARYDHFEIGDESEKFKLKIVGRSKGTARDTLKQRLGDKFTTKDEDND